The Polyangium aurulentum genomic interval ATGTTCCACTGTTTCCCAGGTTTGAAGAACGTGAAGATCTTTCTTTACAGCGTGCCTGTCCGTCCCGCCCCGAGAAGTTGCCTGTCGTCCCGTCGTGTGGCTAAGGCCCAAGCATGCGTTGCGTGACGAGGGGAGGCGCGGCGGTCGTGGCGGCAACGCTCGCGGCCGGGTCGTGGACGGTCCCTGCGGAGGCGCAGGAGGCACAGGAGACGCCGCTCGCCCCGCAGCTCGCCTACGCATATGGCGAGAACGAGACGGCGCGCAGCCTCGCGATGGGCGGCGCCGTGCGCGCGCTCGGCAACGGCACGACGGGCATCTACGCGAACCCGGCCAACATGGCCCTGTCGCGCGTCTACAGGATCGAGGCCTTCGGGCAGCTCACCCCCGAGGCCACGCGCGCGCTCGGCGGTGCCACGATCGTCGACTCGATCACCTCGTCGACGCGCATCTCGGGCGGCCTGTCGGCGCTCGGCGGGGTGGTGGATCCCTCGGGGCTCGATCGGACGCAGATCGATGTGCGCGCCGCCGTCGCCTATCCGATCGGCGATCGCGTCTTCATCGGGCTCGGCGGTCGCTACCTGCGCATGACGCAGGGAGGCAAAGGGCCACTCGGCGAGAGCAAGATCTCGGGCGGGCTCAACGACGCGGCCATCGTCGACGACTTCACCTTCGACGCGGGCGTGACCGTGCGCGTCACCGAGAAGCTGCACATCGGCCTCGTCGGCCAGAACCTCACCCACCCGGGCCACAGCTTGCTGCCGACCACGTTCGGCGGCGGCATCGGCTATGGCAGCAAGGACTTCTCGCTCGAGGGCGACGTGATCGCCGACTTCGACGCGTGGGGCCGCACCACCGTGCGCGCCATGGCGGGCGGCGAGTACCTGGCGGGCGATCACTACCCGCTGCGCGTGGGCTACCGCTTCGACGAGGGCCCGAGCGTGCACATGCTGTCGGCCGGCGTCGGCTACGTCGGCAAGGAGTTCGCCATCGAGCTGTCGACCCGGCGAACGCTCTCGAGCTCCGTCAACGCGACCATGTTCGTCCTCAGCCTGACTTACCACCTCGAGCAGAGGCTGCTCAGCAAGGGCCAGGTCGCCGCCGAGGCCGAGTAGACCGAGCGGGGTGCGTTCGCCGCGAAGGGCCGCGTGCCATATAGTGGCCTCGCCGTGCTCTGTCTGACCCGACCGACCGATCCGCGCTGGGCCCAGGTGGCGATCGACAAGCTCGACGCCTTGCTCATCGATCACGCTCATTGCGAGATGAAGGCAGCGTCGAACGCGCTGTCGCTCGCCGCGCGCTGGCCCGATCGCCCCGAGGTGACGCGCGCGCTCGTCGAGCTCGCCGAGGAGGAGCTGCGCCACTTCCGCGCAGCGCTCGACGAGCTCGTCCGCAGAGGGCTGTCGCTCGGCAAGCCCGAGACCGACGTCTACGCGCACGAACTGCGCAAGCTCGCGAAGGTGGGCGGCGCGGGTGCGCCCGAGGATCCGCTCGTCGATCGCCTGCTCGTCGGCGCGGTCATCGAGGCGCGATCGTGCGAGCGGTTCAAGCTTCTCGTCGACGCGCTGCGCGCGCGCGACACGGAGCCCGCGCTCGTCTCCTTCTATGAGGAGCTGTTCGTCGCCGAGGCGCGCCACTACCGGACGCTCGTCGACCTCGCGATCCTGGTCAAAGGCGACGAGAGCGCGGTGCGCCGGCGCCTCGAGGACATCGCCTCCGCCGAGGGCCGGCTCGTCGAGCGCCTCGGCGTGCAAGCAACGGTGCACGGGTAACGTCATGGACCTTCCGCCTCACGAGATCGATCGTCGGATCGCGCGTGCCGTGCGCGAGCAGCGTCGCGCGGAGCGAGCCGCGCGCGAGAGCGGACAGCCCGGGCGCGCGAGCGTGCTCGAGGCGCACCGGGCGGTCAGCTCGCGATCGATGTGGGTCGAGCTCGGCGAGCGCGCGACGGACCCCGTCCTGTCGGCCGCGCAGGCGTGGGTCTACGCGCTGACGATCGATCGCGTCGTGTGGCCGGCGCGCGCGCGCGTCGTCGAGGCGTGGCACGCGCCGTCGATCGAGATGGAGGAGCCGAAGCCCGAGCGGCTCTCCCCGCGCACCGTGCGCGCGCGCCTGCTCGCCGAGGCGACGCCCGAGAGGAGGCACCTCCTCGCCTCGGCGCTCACGGACGGCGCAGGTCCGCTCGCGGACGCCGTGCGCATCGCCGACGAGAGACGCGCCGAGGCGATTCGAAGGCTCGGCGTCGACGACGCCGACGTGATCGAGATCCCGATCGATCCTCCGGCTGCGCTCGCGAGCGCCGCCGAGCGTCTGCTCGAGCGCACAGCCGAGCTGATGCCCCCGAGGCCGGGCCGCTGGGACGACGCGATCGCGACGAGCCTCGCGCGTGACGCGGGCGAGGGGTGGCCAGCGCGCCTCGGCGTCCGGTGGTTCGACGAGCTGTTCCGCAAGACGGGCCTGCTCGATGGGCTCGCGCCCGAGATGGATCCCTTGCCCGAGCCGCTCGGCGCAGCGTCGTTCGCGCGCGCGCTCGCGGTGTTCGGAGGCGCGTGGGCCGAGGCGGACGTCCCGCGCTCGGCGCCATTTTCGCTCGCGCGTCCGCCCTTCGATCTGCGCAGGCACCGCCGCGCCGCGCTCTTCGGGGCCCTCGCGGCCGATCCGATGTTCCTCGGTCGCGTGCTCGGCCTCGGTCGTGATCGCGCGCGGCGTCAAGCGCAAGAGGTCGCGCGCGCTCTCCTTCTCACGCTGCGCCTCGACGCCGCGCGCGTGCTGTTGCGCAAGAGCGTCATGCTGTCGCACGCGGCGCGCGCCGAGCGTCACGAGGAGCTCACCGATCGCGCCCTCGGCTCGCCCGTCCCGGGTCGGCTCGCGGGCGTCGTGCCCACGCTCTCTGCCACCGACGCGGCGCGCTTCGCCGGAGCGCTCCTCTCCTCTACAGATCGACGCTCGCTCGTCGAGCGCTTCGACGAGGACTGGTTTCGCAGCCCCCACGCCGCGCGCGCGTTACGTGAGGAGCAGGGCGTCTTGCCGGCGTCCCCCCGCGTCGCAGCTGCTGCGATCGACACGGGGCTCGACGATCTCGTGCGCGCGCTCTCCGAGCTGTTCCGCTGACAGTGCTCGCGCTCGTGACTCTCGCGGGGTGATCCGGTAGGTATTTCGACGTGGTGCAGAAATACGGCATTCCGCTCGCCGACCTTCCGGGCCACTGCCTCGACGCGGTCGACGTCGCGGAGCGCATGCGGGCTCGCACGCTCGTCACGCGCGAAGGACACCCCATCGCGGCCATCGTCCCCATGTCGGATCTCGACAAGATCGATCCGCCGGATCCCGCGGCCGACGGCGTCGACCCGCTGCTGTCGCTCTGCGGCACGTGTCGTCACGACGAGTTCGTCGACTCGCTGCTCACCGATCTCACGAAGACGGGCCTCTGGCACCGGGGTTGACGCGCGCGTGGCCTACCTGCTCGACACTGCCACCCTGGCCGAGGTCCTGCGCTCGGTGCCCTCGCGATCGCTCGTGCGGCGCCTCGCGTCCGTGCCGAGCGCGGAGCGGTGGACGACCGCGATCACGGTCAGCCAGATCCTCATCGCGGCTCGGCGCACCCGGCAGCCGAAGCTCATGCAAGACGTCATCCGCCTCGTGGCCGCGGTGAAGGTCGCGCCCTTCGACACGCTCGCGGCCCAGTCCTTCGCTAAGTTCCGCGCCACGGTGGCCGGCGACGTCGACACCGACGACGTGATGATCGCCGCGATCGCCGTCACGCACGACTTCACCCTGGTCACGCGCCGCCCGGAGGCCTTCCGCCGCTATCCGCACCTGCGCGTCGAGGACTGGACCATCTGAGCCGCGTCGAGCCTCGGCCGTTCTCGACGGACCCGATGAAGGTGCAGGCGCGCCCCTTTTCTTTGGCGAAACCTGCCCCATACCCGCGCCGGCGGCCGACTTCTGGTCGCCGGACGTCCGGACCCGCCCGTATGGACCGGGACCGGAGGCCGGGGTGGCCGGTGGAGGCGTCCGAAGACCCTTCCCGTTCCTCCCGGCACGTGCTAGTTGCCCCCGCGCCCATCGAGAGGGTGTCTTTGGATCTCTCGCGTGGCCCGCGACAAAGGGAGGTTCTCCCTCGGGCTCGGCCGAGGTTTCCTCGGTTGGCCTCACCTCCCTCCGGGCCGATTGCGAGGGCCCAAGTGGCCTCCACCGCTGACCTCCGGAGCCCGTGAACCACCTCGCCTCCTTCAACCTATTCGCCGCGGCGATCAGCGTCGATTTCGATCTGACGTTCCTCGCCCAGTTCCTCCTGTTCGCGACGTTCATCGTCGTGCTACGGCCGCTGCTCTTCGACCCGCTGCTTCGGGTCTTCGAGGAGCGAGAGCGGCGCACGGAGGGAGCGAAGCACGAAGCCCGCGAGATGGACGCCAAGGCTGGCGACCTGCTCACGCGCTACGAGGCCGAGCTCGAGAAGGTGCGCCGCGAGGCGAACGTCGAGCGCGAGAAGCTGCGCAACGAGACCAAGGCGCTCGAGGCGAAGATCATGGCCGAGGCGCGCGCCGAGTCGGCGCGCATCCTCGAGACGGGCAAGGCGAGGATCACGGCCGAGGTCGATCAGCTGCGCAAGGAGCTGCGTGACGCGCAGCCGGCGCTGGCAGCCGAGATCGCCTCGCGCGTGCTGGGTCGGGAGGTTGGTCGATGAACACGAGGTCCAATCGACTTGCGGCGGCGGGCATCGCGCTCGCGTGCAGCCTCGGCGCTGCGGTGGCCTTTGGGCAGGCTCCGCCGGCTCCGCCTCCGAATCTGCCGCCGGGTCATCCGCCGACGCTCGGCGGTCAGGGTGCCCAGCCTGGCGCGCCGCCCGGGGTTCGTCCCGGAGGTCTCGGTGGCCCCGGCATGCCCGGCGCTGGTCGTGGTGGCGTGCAGCCCGGCAATCTCCGTCAGATTCGCCCGGCGCCCGCGCCCGCGCACGTGGCCGATCACGGCGCCGCGGGCGGCGGGCATGGCGGCGAGGCGCACTGCCCCGGCCACGGCCCGCACGACGTGCCCCACTTCGACAAGATCAACTGGTGGCACGGCATGATCGGGGTGAACAACGAGAAGGCCGGGCAG includes:
- a CDS encoding ATP synthase F0 subunit B → MNHLASFNLFAAAISVDFDLTFLAQFLLFATFIVVLRPLLFDPLLRVFEERERRTEGAKHEAREMDAKAGDLLTRYEAELEKVRREANVEREKLRNETKALEAKIMAEARAESARILETGKARITAEVDQLRKELRDAQPALAAEIASRVLGREVGR
- a CDS encoding PIN domain-containing protein, whose protein sequence is MAYLLDTATLAEVLRSVPSRSLVRRLASVPSAERWTTAITVSQILIAARRTRQPKLMQDVIRLVAAVKVAPFDTLAAQSFAKFRATVAGDVDTDDVMIAAIAVTHDFTLVTRRPEAFRRYPHLRVEDWTI
- the miaE gene encoding tRNA isopentenyl-2-thiomethyl-A-37 hydroxylase MiaE — protein: MLCLTRPTDPRWAQVAIDKLDALLIDHAHCEMKAASNALSLAARWPDRPEVTRALVELAEEELRHFRAALDELVRRGLSLGKPETDVYAHELRKLAKVGGAGAPEDPLVDRLLVGAVIEARSCERFKLLVDALRARDTEPALVSFYEELFVAEARHYRTLVDLAILVKGDESAVRRRLEDIASAEGRLVERLGVQATVHG